One part of the Humulus lupulus chromosome 9, drHumLupu1.1, whole genome shotgun sequence genome encodes these proteins:
- the LOC133800840 gene encoding immune-associated nucleotide-binding protein 9-like: MAKGGIHAVLVVFSVRTHFSQEEQAALRSLQTLFGSKIVDYMIVVYTGGDELEENDETLEDYLGRECPEPLKDILSLCANRLVLFDNKTKDERKKAGQVQHLLSLVNNVIAQNGGQPYTDEIFTEVKQGAMKPQGSQGLKV; the protein is encoded by the exons ATGGCCAAGGGTGGGATCCATGCTGTGCTTGTAGTTTTCTCTGTTAGGACCCACTTTTCACAAGAAGAGCAAGCTGCGCTTCGTAGCTTGCAAACTTTGTTTGGTAGCAAAATAGTTGATTACATGATTGTTGTCTATACTGGAGGAGACGAACTTGAAGAAAATGATGAAACTCTAGAAGATTACTTAGGTCGTGAATGTCCTGAGCCCTTAAAG GACATCCTTAGCCTGTGTGCAAATCGCCTGGTGCTTTTTGATAACAAGACTAAGGATGAAAGAAAGAAGGCTGGTCAAGTTCAGCATCTTCTCTCCCTTGTAAACAACGTCATAGCACAGAATGGTGGACAACCATACACAGATGAGATATTTACTGAAGTTAAG CAAGGTGCTATGAAACCTCAGGGAAGCCAGGGCCTTAAGGTTTAA